A DNA window from Primulina tabacum isolate GXHZ01 chromosome 12, ASM2559414v2, whole genome shotgun sequence contains the following coding sequences:
- the LOC142520422 gene encoding pectinesterase inhibitor-like: MASSLNYKIIFLLVINLYLFVTTNATPTLLENVCDKTRDIAFCLNVFGADPATRTTSLPELGQIAIDKATEKAWKTRSDINKRLFFAFDPKLKNVLTQCLHSYDNALAALRIAPDDLRKAHYMYLYRHANDAGQGATACEQSFIGSSLPSPLTRDNVQLSNYCNIIQIIANVSW, translated from the coding sequence ATGGCATCCTCACTTAATTACAAGATTATTTTTCTCCTTGTCatcaatttatatttatttgtaacaACAAATGCTACGCCTACACTTCTCGAAAATGTATGCGATAAAACTAGAGACATAGCTTTCTGCTTGAACGTGTTCGGGGCTGACCCGGCCACCCGAACGACTTCCCTGCCGGAGCTAGGGCAAATCGCCATTGATAAAGCCACGGAGAAAGCTTGGAAAACCAGGTCAGATATCAACAAACGATTATTCTTCGCATTTGATCCGAAACTAAAAAATGTTCTGACCCAATGCTTGCATTCGTACGACAATGCATTGGCTGCTCTACGAATCGCGCCGGATGATCTAAGGAAAGCGCATTACATGTACCTTTATCGGCATGCGAACGACGCGGGTCAGGGAGCTACTGCTTGCGAGCAATCGTTTATTGGTAGTTCGTTGCCTTCTCCTCTTACGAGAGATAATGTGCAGTTGAGTAATTATTGtaatattattcaaataataGCTAATGTTTCATGGTAG
- the LOC142520423 gene encoding pectinesterase inhibitor-like yields MAFSLNYKMFFLLVNGYLFVTTDAAAPTLLEKVCQKTVDIDFCLNVFGSDPATRTASLPGLAQIAIDKATDKAMKTRADTKTRSFFASDPKLKDVLIRCVHEYDSALAALRIAPVDLGKGHYADLYRHASDAARGAVACERGFIDKSLPSPLTRANLQLGDYCNIIEVIAIN; encoded by the coding sequence ATGGCATTCTCACTGAATTACAAGATGTTCTTTCTCCTTGTCAATGGATATCTATTCGTAACGACAGATGCTGCTGCGCCCACACTTCTCGAAAAAGTGTGCCAGAAAACTGTAGACATAGATTTTTGCTTGAACGTATTCGGGTCCGATCCAGCCACCCGGACCGCCTCCTTGCCTGGGCTAGCGCAAATCGCCATAGATAAAGCCACGGATAAAGCTATGAAGACCAGGGCAGATACTAAGACACGATCATTTTTCGCGTCGGATCCGAAACTAAAAGATGTGCTAATCCGATGTGTGCATGAGTACGATAGTGCATTGGCCGCTCTACGAATAGCACCGGTCGATCTGGGAAAAGGGCATTACGCGGACCTCTATCGGCATGCCAGCGACGCGGCTCGGGGAGCTGTTGCTTGCGAGCGTGGATTTATCGATAAATCGTTGCCTTCTCCTCTCACCAGAGCTAATCTGCAGTTGGGTGACTATTGTAACATTATTGAAGTAATAGCTATTaactaa
- the LOC142520424 gene encoding pectinesterase inhibitor-like: MADKLFFLLESSCFVLLHAWLFTATHATLLETECNKATDPEFCLNVFGSDPATRAASSLVGLEQIGIAKATSHAEQTRADINRRLFFSTEPREKNVLSQCVHKYNGALAALKVAPFSLGRKLYSDLFMQASTAQTAAIRCEKAYIKNSLPCPFTRANVQLEDLCDIIKVVANDLYVGG; the protein is encoded by the coding sequence ATGGCAGACAAGCTGTTCTTTCTCCTGGAATCATCATGTTTTGTTCTTCTCCATGCATGGTTATTCACAGCAACACATGCCACGCTTCTCGAAACAGAATGCAACAAAGCTACAGATCCAGAGTTCTGCCTCAACGTATTCGGGTCGGATCCCGCCACCCGCGCCGCCTCTTCCTTGGTCGGGCTGGAGCAGATAGGCATTGCTAAAGCCACGAGCCACGCCGAGCAAACCCGGGCAGATATCAACAGGCGATTGTTTTTCTCAACGGAGCCGAGAGAGAAGAACGTGTTGAGCCAATGCGTGCATAAGTACAACGGCGCATTGGCCGCGCTGAAGGTAGCGCCGTTTTCCCTGGGAAGAAAACTGTACAGTGACCTGTTTATGCAGGCGAGCACGGCGCAAACTGCAGCTATTCGATGCGAGAAGGCGTATATCAAGAACTCGTTGCCGTGTCCGTTCACCAGAGCTAATGTGCAGTTGGAGGACTTGTGTGATATTATCAAGGTGGTGGCTAATGATTTATACGTAGGTGGGTGA
- the LOC142520673 gene encoding uncharacterized protein LOC142520673: MAKGNDAASMEIDDQNSSPSDQTNNPKFSINVLQLLKSAQMQHGLRFGDYTRYRRYCTARLRRLYKSLKFTHGRGKYIKRAITVAIVTDVRFLHLVLYTAERAWSYAMEKKTLPDGPNARQRCYLIGRLRKAVKWATLFQELCSIKGDSRTSLEAEAYASYMKGNLLFEQDRNWDIALKSFKSARAVYEELGKYGDVETQVLCRERVEELEPSIRYCMHKIGESNFQTSELVQIGEMEGPALDLFKSKLEAVMAEARSQQAASMTEFHWLGHRFPISNAKTRVSILKAQELEKDINGPTADSLPGEKKLAVFDKIFAAYNEARSCIRNDLATAGNTENMRDDLSGLDKAIGAVLGQRTIERNQLLVTVAKNKLSKSRDDKSEKVTKPEELVRLYDLLLQNTADLTDLVSSGRDRRAEEVNFAEECELKSFVFRAERCFYLAKSYSSAGKRAEAYALYCRARSLADTALKKLQSSKNIDQVTVKDLKVLYDDCRANSCVEHANGVMEEENFPENLSKKISNISLTGNHNKVEKLLMDKLDSYESAVGDPTTKSIPHIETFPPVFQTVPRNPIVLDLAYNLIDFPSLENRMKKDNKKGFISRLWR; encoded by the exons ATGGCGAAGGGAAATGATGCGGCCTCTATGGAGATCGACGATCAGAATTCATCCCCATCTGATCAAACTAATAACCCCAAATTCTCCATCAATG TATTGCAGCTACTGAAATCGGCTCAAATGCAGCATGGATTACGATTTGGTGATTATACCCGATACAG GAGGTACTGCACTGCACGTTTGAGAAGGTTGTACAAGTCACTGAAATTCACTCATGGCCGTGGGAAATATATAAAGAGAGCTATTACGGTAGCTATAGTCACTGATGTCAG GTTTCTCCATTTGGTTCTGTATACTGCTGAAAGAGCATGGAGCTATGCAATGGAAAAGAAAACATTACCGGACGGTCCAAATGCACGTCAAAGGTGTTACCTCATTGGTAGACTCAGGAAGGCAGTGAAATGGGCTACCCTTTTCCAAGAGTTGTGCTCCATCAAGGGAGATTCTAGGACCTCTCTTGAAGCAGAG GCCTATGCTTCGTATATGAAAGGGAATTTGTTATTTGAACAAGATCGGAACTGGGACATTGCACTGAAGAGTTTCAAAAGTGCCAG GGCGGTTTATGAGGAACTTGGCAAGTATGGAGATGTAGAGACTCAAGTTCTATGCCGTGAGCGGGTTGAGGAGCTTGAGCCTAGTATACGATATTGCATGCACAAAATTGGGGAAtcaaattttcaaacttctgaactTGTCCAGATAGGAGAAATGGAGGGGCCTGCGCTGGATCTTTTTAAATCCAAACTGGAG GCTGTCATGGCTGAAGCTCGATCTCAGCAGGCTGCATCTATGACAGAATTTCATTGGCTCGGTCACAGATTTCCTATTTCAAATGCAAAGACTCGTGTTTCCATACTTAAAG CCCAAGAGTTGGAGAAAGATATCAATGGTCCAACAGCAGATTCACTTCCTGGAGAGAAAAAACTTGCCGTATTTGACAAAATTTTTGCTGCCTATAATGAAGCCAGGAGCTGCATAAGAAACGACTTG GCTACTGCAGGTAATACCGAGAACATGAGGGATGATCTTAGCGGCCTTGATAAAGCAATCGGTGCTGTTTTAGGACAGCGAACAATTGAACGAAATCAGCTGTTGGTGACTGTGGCGAAAAATAAACTCAGCAAGAGTAGGGATGACAAAAGTGAAAAAGTCACAAAGCCTGAAGAGCTTGTCCGGTTGTACGATCTCCTTTTACAG AATACCGCCGACCTTACGGATTTGGTTAGTTCCGGAAGAGATAGGAGAGCCGAAGAAGTTAACTTCGCTGAGGAATGTGAACTCAAAAGTTTTGTATTCCGAGCTGAAAG GTGCTTTTACTTAGCTAAATCCTACAGCTCGGCTGGAAAGAGGGCAGAAGCATATGCTTTATACTGCCGAGCTCGATCTCTGGCTGATACTGCTCTTAAGAAGCTTCAGAGTTCAAAAAATATTGATCAG GTCACTGTCAAGGATTTGAAGGTTCTTTACGATGATTGTCGAGCCAACAGTTGTGTAGAGCATGCAAATGGGGTTATGGAGGAGGAGAACTTTCCAGAGAATCTTTCAAAAAAGATTTCGAATATATCATTAACCGGAAATCATAACAAG GTAGAGAAACTGCTTATGGATAAACTGGACTCCTATGAATCGGCTGTTGGTGATCCTACCACAAAGTCAATACCTCACATTGAAACTTTCCCGCCTGTCTTTCAAACGGTTCCTCGTAATCCCATTGTTCTTGATCTCGCCTATAATTTAATCGACTTCCCATCACTTGAAAACCGGATGAAGAAAGACAACAAAAAGGGTTTTATCAGCAGGCTTTGGAGATGA